The sequence below is a genomic window from Rhodococcus sp. 4CII.
TCCCGTCAGCGCACCCACGAGGCCGCGTGGTCGTCCTTGCCCCGCGGCACGTTCGCCCTACTCGACGGCGAACCCGCTGTCGTGCTGGACGAGACCGTCGTCCCGTGGTCGAAAGACGGATACGGGACACCGTCGGCGCGTCCGTCCGGGACGGCGACCGTTCTGACGCCGCCGTCCACCGTCGCCGTGCTCGCGGCCGGCTACTCGCCCGACATCGCGTAGCCCGCCGCTACACGTCGCGGGCATTCGAGACGAGTTGATGGACGTCCTGGTCGGTGGCGCCGAGGCCGAAGCTGATGATCCGCTCGGGGTGGATGCGGATGGTCGGGCCGCCGAGTCCGTTCGACTGCGCGGCCTCGGCGTCGAGAGCCTCGGCCCGGCCGCGTATTTCGACGCAACGGACCCGCCACGGGTCGACGGACGGCACGTCGTCGACGACGAACGCCACCTTCCCGTTGTCGGCGACGTTGCGGAATTTCCGGCTCGCCGCCATGTTGTAGCCCTGGATGTCGATCGTGGACGTGTCGGCGTTGTAGTGGAAGCCCACCGGACTGACCTGCAGGGTTCCGCCCGGTTGGACCGTGGCGAGCCGGCCGAGGCGTTGCGATGCCAGGTAGTCGAGTTCCTGCTGGGTGAAGGACATGAGGCCAGGCTAGAACCTGAACCGCGCTCGAGGTCAAGGTTTCGGGACGCTTCTCAGCCGAGATCGTCGAGAGTGCGCCGAGCCTCCTCCACCCTCCGCTCCGCCGTCTCCAGATCACGCTCTCCCCGCTGCACGTCCTCCGCCGACGCCGTCTCCGCGTTCCGGGTGAACTGCCGCT
It includes:
- a CDS encoding PPOX class F420-dependent oxidoreductase, producing MSFTQQELDYLASQRLGRLATVQPGGTLQVSPVGFHYNADTSTIDIQGYNMAASRKFRNVADNGKVAFVVDDVPSVDPWRVRCVEIRGRAEALDAEAAQSNGLGGPTIRIHPERIISFGLGATDQDVHQLVSNARDV